A region from the Microbacterium lacus genome encodes:
- a CDS encoding aspartate aminotransferase family protein: MSTNQRAHDLDRQYVFHSWSAQAALDPLVIAGGSGSEVWDFEGNRYLDFSSQLVNVNIGHQHPAVVKAIQDQAATLATVAPAAANLTRGEAAERILARAGEPFSKVFFTNGGADANENAIRMARLHTGRDTVLSTYRSYHGNTGAAIVATGDWRRMPNQYARGHVHFFGPYLYRSEFWASTPEEESARALHHLERVIQSEGPATIAAILLETVPGTAGIMIPPPGYLAGVRALADKYGIVLILDEVMCGFGRTGRWFAFEGYDVVPDLITFAKGVNSGYVPVGGVAISAEIAADFDENVFPGGLTYSGHPLAAASIIGALDAMESEGIVENARRVGAEALAPGLAELQEKHPLIGEVRGEGVFWALELVADRGTREPVAPALIGQLKKELLARGLLPFSADNRIHVVPPCVVTDDEVARALAIYDEAFSAVR; this comes from the coding sequence ATGAGCACCAACCAGCGCGCGCACGACCTCGACCGGCAGTACGTCTTCCACTCCTGGTCGGCGCAGGCGGCGCTGGATCCGCTCGTGATCGCGGGCGGCTCCGGATCCGAGGTCTGGGACTTCGAGGGCAACCGCTACCTGGATTTCTCGAGCCAGCTCGTCAACGTGAACATCGGCCATCAGCATCCGGCGGTGGTGAAGGCGATTCAGGATCAGGCCGCGACGCTCGCCACCGTCGCCCCGGCCGCCGCGAACCTGACGCGCGGCGAGGCCGCCGAGCGCATCCTCGCGCGCGCGGGCGAGCCGTTCTCGAAAGTGTTCTTCACGAACGGCGGCGCCGACGCGAACGAAAACGCGATCCGCATGGCGCGCCTGCACACCGGTCGCGACACGGTGCTCTCGACCTACCGGTCGTATCACGGCAACACGGGGGCGGCGATCGTCGCGACGGGCGACTGGCGCCGGATGCCGAACCAGTACGCCCGCGGACACGTCCACTTCTTCGGCCCCTACCTCTACCGCAGCGAATTCTGGGCGAGCACGCCCGAGGAGGAGTCGGCGCGCGCCCTGCACCACCTCGAGCGCGTGATCCAGTCGGAGGGCCCGGCGACGATCGCGGCGATCCTGCTCGAGACCGTGCCCGGGACGGCGGGCATCATGATCCCGCCGCCGGGCTACCTGGCCGGTGTCCGCGCCCTGGCTGACAAGTACGGCATCGTGCTGATCCTCGACGAGGTCATGTGCGGGTTCGGGCGCACGGGGCGCTGGTTCGCGTTCGAGGGCTACGACGTCGTCCCCGACCTCATCACGTTCGCGAAGGGCGTGAACTCCGGGTACGTGCCGGTCGGCGGCGTCGCGATCTCGGCCGAGATCGCCGCGGACTTCGACGAGAACGTGTTCCCCGGCGGCCTGACCTACAGCGGTCACCCACTGGCGGCGGCATCCATCATCGGAGCCCTCGACGCGATGGAGTCCGAGGGGATCGTCGAGAACGCCCGCCGCGTCGGCGCCGAGGCGCTCGCGCCCGGGCTGGCGGAGCTGCAGGAGAAGCATCCGCTCATCGGCGAGGTCCGCGGCGAGGGGGTCTTCTGGGCGCTCGAGCTCGTCGCCGACCGCGGGACCCGCGAGCCCGTCGCTCCGGCGCTGATCGGGCAGCTGAAGAAAGAGCTCCTCGCCCGGGGGCTCCTGCCGTTCTCGGCCGACAACCGCATCCATGTCGTGCCGCCGTGCGTGGTGACCGACGACGAGGTCGCCCGCGCCCTCGCGATCTACGACGAGGCCTTCAGCGCGGTGCGCTGA
- a CDS encoding ABC transporter substrate-binding protein has protein sequence MRSNTRRGLAVASAGVVTALALAGCSGSAAPDTSDGGSADFEPLTEISLQLQWLPQAQFAGYYVALDQGYFEEEGFDSVEILPSGGDIVPQDALVAGDVDFAIAWVPKVLGTLEATGVELTDIAQVYQKSGTLQVSWAGDGIESVADFEGKRIGSWGFGNEWEIFAAMAAEDLDASTVSITTQDFSMNALLDRDVDAAQAMTYNEWAQILEVVNPETGELYQPEDFDVISYEDTDGAMLQDAIWADTQRLADDPAYADAAVRFLKAVTKGWIFARDNPEEAAQITYDAAINAEAAFPVGPVHQLWQMNEVNKLIWAGGDFGLVDNAAWDKTVAGALSAKNQDGIELITTEPAESAYSNEYIEKALAELKDEGVEVGGEYTPIDVVLTEGGQ, from the coding sequence ATGAGAAGCAACACCAGACGCGGCCTCGCGGTCGCCTCCGCCGGTGTCGTCACCGCCCTCGCCCTCGCGGGATGCTCCGGCTCCGCCGCCCCCGACACCTCCGACGGTGGATCGGCCGACTTCGAACCGCTCACCGAGATCAGCCTGCAGCTGCAGTGGCTGCCGCAGGCGCAGTTCGCGGGGTACTACGTGGCGCTGGACCAGGGCTACTTCGAGGAGGAGGGCTTCGACTCGGTCGAGATCCTCCCCTCCGGCGGCGACATCGTGCCTCAGGACGCCCTGGTCGCCGGCGACGTCGACTTCGCGATCGCCTGGGTCCCGAAGGTGCTGGGCACCCTCGAGGCCACCGGCGTCGAGCTCACCGACATCGCGCAGGTGTACCAGAAATCCGGCACGCTGCAGGTCTCGTGGGCCGGCGACGGCATCGAATCCGTCGCCGACTTCGAAGGCAAGCGCATCGGCTCGTGGGGCTTCGGCAACGAGTGGGAGATCTTCGCGGCGATGGCCGCGGAAGACCTCGACGCGAGCACCGTATCGATCACGACGCAGGACTTCTCGATGAACGCCCTGCTGGACCGCGATGTCGATGCCGCGCAGGCGATGACCTACAACGAGTGGGCCCAGATCCTCGAGGTGGTCAACCCCGAGACCGGCGAGCTGTACCAGCCGGAGGACTTCGACGTCATCAGCTACGAGGACACCGACGGCGCGATGCTGCAGGACGCGATCTGGGCCGACACCCAGCGCCTGGCGGACGACCCGGCCTACGCGGATGCCGCCGTGCGGTTCCTGAAGGCCGTGACGAAGGGCTGGATCTTCGCCCGGGACAACCCCGAGGAAGCCGCCCAGATCACGTACGACGCCGCGATCAACGCCGAAGCCGCCTTCCCGGTCGGACCCGTGCACCAGCTGTGGCAGATGAACGAGGTCAACAAGCTCATCTGGGCCGGCGGCGACTTCGGTCTGGTCGACAACGCCGCGTGGGACAAGACGGTCGCCGGCGCCCTGTCGGCGAAGAACCAGGACGGCATCGAGCTCATCACCACGGAGCCCGCCGAATCGGCATACTCGAACGAGTACATCGAGAAGGCGCTGGCAGAACTCAAGGACGAGGGCGTCGAGGTGGGTGGCGAGTACACCCCCATCGACGTGGTCCTCACCGAGGGCGGCCAGTAG
- a CDS encoding ABC transporter ATP-binding protein, whose translation MTDSSPKAPELAVRATGVGKIFPTKGGDVTALAGADLDVAAGEFVSLIGPSGCGKSTLLRLIADLDQATSGTLEIFGKPARKARIDQDYGIAFQQSGLLPWRTVGANISLPLELNGTGRPERTARVAELAELVGLTEFTDRYPDQLSGGMQQRVAIARALATRPRLLLMDEPFGALDEMTREYLQSELTRITAETGAAVVFVTHSIPEAVFLSDRVVVMSPRPGRITDVIVTDLGETRDEGLRESPAYFERVTAVREALHGAPIERANER comes from the coding sequence ATGACGGACTCGAGCCCGAAGGCCCCCGAACTCGCGGTGCGCGCCACCGGTGTCGGCAAGATCTTCCCGACGAAAGGCGGCGATGTCACGGCCCTCGCCGGCGCCGACCTCGACGTCGCGGCGGGCGAGTTCGTGTCACTGATCGGCCCGTCCGGATGCGGCAAATCCACGCTCCTGCGCCTGATCGCGGACCTCGACCAGGCCACGAGCGGCACGCTCGAGATCTTCGGCAAGCCCGCCCGGAAGGCGCGGATCGACCAGGACTACGGGATCGCGTTCCAGCAGTCCGGGCTCCTCCCCTGGCGGACCGTCGGCGCCAACATCTCCCTTCCCCTCGAGCTGAACGGCACCGGCCGCCCCGAGCGGACGGCGCGCGTCGCCGAACTCGCGGAGCTCGTCGGGCTCACCGAGTTCACCGACCGATATCCCGACCAGCTCTCGGGTGGAATGCAGCAGCGCGTCGCGATCGCGCGTGCCCTGGCGACCCGGCCGCGGCTGCTCCTGATGGACGAGCCCTTCGGCGCGCTGGATGAGATGACCCGCGAGTACCTGCAGAGCGAGCTGACCCGCATCACCGCCGAGACCGGCGCCGCCGTCGTCTTCGTCACGCACTCGATTCCGGAGGCGGTCTTCCTCTCCGACCGGGTCGTCGTGATGAGCCCGCGTCCCGGCCGCATCACGGACGTGATCGTCACCGACCTCGGCGAGACCCGCGACGAGGGCCTGCGCGAATCGCCCGCGTACTTCGAGCGAGTCACGGCCGTCCGCGAAGCGCTGCACGGGGCGCCGATCGAGCGGGCGAACGAACGATGA
- a CDS encoding nitrilase-related carbon-nitrogen hydrolase, translated as MTTVRAAITQTTWTGDKDSMLDKHEGFARDAAGQGAQVVCFQELFYGPYFGITQDKKYYRYAEQADGPIVQRFAALAKELGTVMVLPIYEEAETGVYYNTSVLVDADGTVLGKYRKHHLPHLDRFWEKFYFRPGNLGYPVFDTAVGRVGMYICYDRHFPEGWRELGLADAHMVFNPNATKPGLSNRLWEVEGPAAAVANGYFVLQPNRVGREDNEYGELAVDFYGTSQVIDPRGNFVGERGSGTEEEVLVRDLDMDMVLQMRDDWQFYRDRRPDSYTRIAKP; from the coding sequence ATGACGACGGTGCGCGCAGCGATCACCCAGACCACCTGGACGGGCGACAAGGACTCGATGCTGGACAAGCACGAGGGATTCGCCCGGGATGCCGCCGGTCAGGGCGCCCAGGTGGTGTGCTTCCAGGAGCTGTTCTACGGCCCGTACTTCGGCATCACGCAGGACAAGAAGTACTACCGCTACGCCGAGCAGGCGGACGGCCCGATCGTCCAGCGGTTCGCCGCCCTCGCGAAAGAGCTCGGCACGGTCATGGTGCTCCCGATCTACGAAGAGGCCGAAACCGGGGTCTACTACAACACGTCCGTGCTCGTGGATGCCGACGGCACGGTGCTCGGGAAGTACCGCAAGCACCACCTGCCGCACCTGGACCGGTTCTGGGAGAAGTTCTACTTCCGGCCCGGCAACCTCGGCTACCCCGTGTTCGACACCGCGGTCGGCCGCGTCGGGATGTACATCTGCTACGACCGGCACTTCCCCGAGGGCTGGCGGGAACTCGGCCTGGCCGACGCGCACATGGTCTTCAACCCGAACGCGACCAAGCCCGGTCTGTCCAACCGGCTCTGGGAGGTCGAGGGTCCGGCGGCCGCCGTCGCGAACGGCTACTTCGTGCTGCAGCCCAACCGCGTGGGTCGCGAGGACAACGAGTACGGCGAGCTCGCCGTGGACTTCTACGGCACGAGCCAGGTGATCGACCCGCGGGGGAACTTCGTCGGCGAGCGCGGCTCGGGCACGGAGGAGGAGGTGCTCGTGCGGGACCTGGACATGGACATGGTGCTGCAGATGCGCGACGACTGGCAGTTCTACCGGGACCGCCGGCCCGACTCGTACACCCGGATCGCGAAGCCGTAA
- a CDS encoding ABC transporter permease, whose protein sequence is MKRQLQVETAGETHGLDAQMASQRKGLARYRVGSGPQRWYAVGWGVVGVVAVLLLWELYKFLGPPEGVVIGGTGASGSGVMILPRTHDRAMPHIWDMVARLFAPTSGGDTPPLWVSVASAALVTLGIAAVGWLIGVAVGALLGLAMQRWRLVEWGLLPWIVVSQIVPLIAFAPVINAIGNQIDRGGTPWPQWLSVAVIASYLAFFPVAIGVLRGLAAPDRIHVDLMRTYAAGYWPTLLRLRLPAAVPYLLPALRLAAANAVLGAVVAEVSIGMRGGIGRMLIQLAGQASSDPAAPWGPTFGAIALGLVAAGSVALIGLWLRNYRRGEATA, encoded by the coding sequence GTGAAACGACAACTGCAGGTCGAGACCGCGGGGGAAACCCACGGTCTCGACGCCCAGATGGCGTCTCAGCGGAAGGGGCTCGCGCGGTATCGCGTGGGGTCGGGGCCGCAGCGCTGGTACGCGGTCGGCTGGGGCGTGGTCGGCGTCGTCGCGGTGCTGCTGCTGTGGGAGCTGTACAAGTTCCTGGGGCCCCCCGAGGGGGTCGTGATCGGCGGGACCGGCGCCTCGGGCTCGGGCGTCATGATCCTGCCGCGGACGCACGACCGCGCGATGCCGCACATCTGGGACATGGTCGCGCGCCTGTTCGCCCCGACGAGCGGCGGCGACACCCCGCCGCTGTGGGTCTCGGTCGCCTCGGCGGCCCTCGTCACCCTCGGGATCGCCGCGGTCGGCTGGCTCATCGGGGTCGCCGTCGGCGCGCTGCTCGGCCTGGCGATGCAGCGCTGGCGGCTCGTGGAGTGGGGGCTCCTCCCCTGGATCGTCGTGAGTCAGATCGTCCCGCTCATCGCGTTCGCACCCGTGATCAACGCGATCGGCAACCAGATCGACCGCGGTGGCACGCCCTGGCCGCAGTGGCTCTCGGTCGCGGTGATCGCGTCCTACCTCGCGTTCTTCCCCGTGGCGATCGGCGTCCTGCGCGGGCTGGCCGCCCCCGACCGCATCCACGTCGACCTCATGCGCACGTACGCGGCGGGATACTGGCCCACCCTCCTGCGCCTCCGCCTTCCCGCCGCCGTGCCGTACCTGCTGCCCGCGCTCCGCCTCGCCGCGGCGAACGCCGTGCTCGGCGCCGTCGTCGCCGAGGTCTCGATCGGCATGCGCGGCGGCATCGGACGCATGCTCATCCAGCTCGCGGGGCAGGCCTCCAGCGACCCCGCCGCCCCCTGGGGCCCGACCTTCGGAGCGATCGCGCTCGGCCTCGTCGCCGCCGGCTCGGTCGCGCTCATCGGCCTCTGGCTGCGCAACTACCGACGAGGAGAAGCCACCGCATGA
- the hydA gene encoding dihydropyrimidinase: protein MSTTLITGGTVVSATGRSAADVLIDGERIVAVLQPGSELLGTDVAASVDTVIDATGKYVIPGGIDAHTHMQLPFGGTAAIDTFETGTRAAAWGGTTSIIDFAVQTYGERIQDGLAAWHEKAAGNCAIDYGFHQIIGGVDEDSLAAMPGLVDEGITSFKLFMAYPGVFYSDDAQILKAMQVSRDTGMLTMMHAENGPVIDVLAAQLIEEGKTDPYFHGIARAWQMEEEATHRAIMIANLTGAPLYVVHVSAKQAVEQLAAARDRGQNVFGETCPQYLYLSLEEQLGAQSDEWGRFEGAKWVCSTPLRSRAEGHQDHMWQALRTNDLQMVSTDHCPFCMKDQKELGLGDFRKIPNGIGSVEHRMDLMYQGVVTGKITLERWVELTSTTPARMFGLYGRKGVIQPGADADIVVYDPNGHTSIGVGKTHHMNMDHSAWEGYEIDGHVDTVLSRGKVIVDDNAYLGAKGDGRFLKRGLSQYLT, encoded by the coding sequence ATGAGCACCACCCTCATCACCGGCGGCACCGTCGTCTCGGCGACCGGGCGCAGCGCCGCGGACGTGCTGATCGACGGCGAGCGGATCGTCGCGGTCCTCCAGCCGGGCTCCGAGCTTCTCGGCACCGATGTCGCGGCATCCGTGGACACCGTGATCGACGCGACCGGCAAGTACGTGATCCCCGGCGGCATCGACGCGCACACCCACATGCAGCTGCCGTTCGGCGGCACCGCCGCGATCGACACGTTCGAGACCGGCACGCGTGCCGCGGCGTGGGGCGGCACGACCAGCATCATCGACTTCGCCGTGCAGACTTACGGCGAGCGCATCCAGGACGGCCTGGCCGCGTGGCACGAGAAGGCCGCGGGCAACTGCGCGATCGACTACGGCTTCCACCAGATCATCGGCGGCGTCGACGAGGACTCCCTCGCGGCGATGCCCGGCCTGGTCGACGAGGGCATCACGAGCTTCAAGCTCTTCATGGCCTACCCGGGCGTCTTCTACTCCGACGATGCGCAGATCCTCAAGGCCATGCAGGTCAGCCGTGACACCGGGATGCTGACGATGATGCACGCCGAGAACGGACCGGTGATCGACGTCCTGGCCGCGCAGCTGATCGAGGAGGGCAAGACCGACCCCTACTTCCACGGCATCGCCCGCGCATGGCAGATGGAGGAGGAGGCCACCCACCGCGCGATCATGATCGCGAACCTCACCGGCGCGCCGCTGTACGTCGTGCACGTGAGCGCGAAGCAGGCGGTCGAGCAGCTCGCCGCCGCGCGAGATCGCGGGCAGAACGTGTTCGGCGAGACGTGCCCGCAGTACCTGTACCTCTCGCTCGAAGAACAGCTGGGTGCGCAGAGCGACGAGTGGGGTCGGTTCGAAGGCGCGAAGTGGGTGTGCTCGACGCCGCTGCGCTCGCGCGCCGAAGGTCACCAGGACCACATGTGGCAGGCGCTGCGCACGAACGACCTGCAGATGGTCTCGACCGATCACTGCCCGTTCTGCATGAAGGACCAGAAGGAGCTCGGGCTCGGCGACTTCCGCAAGATCCCGAACGGGATCGGCTCGGTCGAGCACCGCATGGACCTCATGTACCAGGGCGTGGTGACCGGCAAGATCACGCTCGAGCGGTGGGTCGAGCTCACCTCCACCACTCCGGCGCGCATGTTCGGCCTCTACGGACGCAAGGGCGTGATCCAGCCGGGGGCGGATGCCGACATCGTCGTCTACGACCCGAACGGGCACACGTCGATCGGGGTGGGCAAGACCCACCACATGAACATGGACCACTCCGCGTGGGAGGGCTACGAGATCGACGGTCACGTGGACACCGTGCTCTCGCGAGGCAAGGTCATCGTCGATGACAACGCCTACCTGGGCGCCAAGGGCGACGGGCGCTTCCTCAAGCGCGGCCTCAGCCAGTACCTGACGTGA
- a CDS encoding ABC transporter permease: MSTVRAPIGERALPGWLRVVAPIVVGILMLALWILYVDVFAAAPRMLPSPVAIGAELVLRWDIIFQDMLITATNALIGLVVGSLLALFLAGLAAAARPVDGMLTPLVAALAVIPIVAITPILNTMFGASSQFGRIAVATIAAFIPVFVNVLRGLRQTRPVHRDVLRAAAATPAQTFRLLTLPTALPYLMTGIRIAASLAVIAALVAEYFGGPADGIGTAIATYAKSGRAALAWAYVVGGILIGLVFFLVTSLLERLVTRHSSV; encoded by the coding sequence ATGAGCACGGTGCGGGCGCCGATCGGCGAGCGAGCACTGCCCGGCTGGCTCCGGGTCGTCGCGCCGATCGTCGTCGGCATCCTGATGCTCGCGCTGTGGATCCTGTACGTCGACGTGTTCGCCGCCGCACCGCGCATGCTGCCGAGCCCGGTCGCGATCGGCGCGGAGCTCGTGCTGCGCTGGGACATCATCTTCCAAGACATGCTCATCACCGCGACGAACGCCCTGATCGGTCTCGTCGTCGGCTCCCTCCTCGCGCTGTTCCTGGCGGGCCTTGCCGCCGCCGCCCGACCCGTGGACGGGATGCTGACCCCCCTCGTCGCCGCGCTGGCGGTGATCCCGATCGTGGCGATCACCCCGATCCTGAACACGATGTTCGGGGCGTCCAGTCAATTCGGACGCATCGCGGTCGCCACGATCGCCGCGTTCATCCCGGTGTTCGTGAACGTGCTCCGGGGGCTGCGCCAGACCCGACCGGTGCACCGCGACGTGCTGCGGGCCGCCGCGGCGACCCCGGCGCAGACGTTCCGCCTGCTGACGCTGCCCACCGCGCTGCCGTACCTGATGACCGGCATCCGCATCGCCGCGTCGCTCGCCGTGATCGCGGCGCTCGTCGCGGAGTACTTCGGGGGCCCCGCCGACGGCATCGGCACCGCGATCGCGACCTACGCGAAGTCGGGCCGCGCGGCCCTCGCGTGGGCGTACGTCGTGGGCGGCATCCTGATCGGCCTCGTGTTCTTCCTCGTCACGTCGCTCCTGGAGCGTCTCGTGACGCGGCACTCGTCGGTGTGA
- a CDS encoding TIGR03842 family LLM class F420-dependent oxidoreductase, protein MDFGVVLQTNPPAARTVQLAKLAEAHGFSHVWTFDSHLLWQEPYVIHSAILAETKRVTVGPFVTNPATRDWTVTASVFATLNEMYGNRTICGIGRGDSAVRVTNGKPVSMSELRESIHVIRELGNSRPVEYHGATLQFPWSRGSELEVWVAAYGPLALKLTGEVGDGFILQLADLDIAAWMIKTVRDAAANVGRDPDSIAFCVAAPMYIGTDVAHMRDQCRWFGGMVGNHVADIVAKYGHHGDVPEALTDYIAGRTGYDYNTHGKADNDHVDFVPDEIVDRFCILGTAEEHIAKLQKLREIGVTQFAGYLQHDNKEETMRVYGETVIPALSEHVTAKS, encoded by the coding sequence ATGGATTTCGGAGTCGTCCTGCAGACCAACCCGCCCGCCGCACGCACCGTGCAGCTCGCGAAGCTCGCCGAGGCGCACGGCTTCAGCCACGTGTGGACGTTCGACTCGCACCTGCTCTGGCAGGAGCCGTACGTGATCCACTCCGCGATCCTCGCGGAGACCAAGCGCGTGACGGTCGGCCCGTTCGTGACGAACCCGGCGACCCGCGACTGGACCGTCACGGCATCCGTCTTCGCCACGCTCAACGAGATGTACGGCAACCGCACGATCTGCGGGATCGGCCGCGGCGACTCGGCCGTTCGGGTCACGAACGGCAAGCCGGTGTCGATGAGCGAGCTGCGCGAGTCCATCCATGTGATCCGCGAGCTCGGCAACTCCCGTCCCGTGGAGTACCACGGCGCGACGCTGCAGTTCCCGTGGAGCCGCGGGTCCGAGCTCGAGGTGTGGGTCGCGGCGTACGGACCGCTCGCGCTCAAGCTCACCGGCGAGGTGGGGGACGGGTTCATCCTGCAGTTGGCCGACCTCGACATCGCCGCGTGGATGATCAAGACGGTGCGGGATGCCGCGGCCAACGTCGGCCGCGACCCCGACTCGATCGCGTTCTGCGTGGCCGCGCCGATGTACATCGGCACGGACGTGGCGCACATGCGCGACCAGTGCCGGTGGTTCGGCGGCATGGTCGGCAACCACGTCGCCGATATCGTCGCGAAGTACGGCCACCACGGGGACGTCCCCGAGGCGCTCACGGACTACATCGCCGGGCGGACGGGCTACGACTACAACACGCACGGCAAGGCCGACAACGACCACGTCGACTTCGTGCCCGACGAGATCGTCGACCGGTTCTGCATCCTCGGCACCGCCGAGGAGCACATCGCGAAGCTGCAGAAGCTGCGTGAGATCGGGGTCACGCAGTTCGCCGGCTACCTCCAGCACGACAACAAGGAGGAGACGATGCGGGTCTACGGCGAAACCGTGATCCCGGCGCTCTCCGAGCACGTGACGGCGAAGTCCTAG
- a CDS encoding CoA-acylating methylmalonate-semialdehyde dehydrogenase, protein MTDSATLTEETPSATTAVLDHWVDGAPWSGASARTAPVFNPALGRVQREVRLASTADVDHAVASANAAWAQWRDASIAKRQTVMFAFRELLNERKQELAEILTAEHGKVISDALGEIARGMEVVEFACGLGHLTKGAYSENVSTGVDVYTLKQPLGVVGIISPFNFPAMVPLWFFSIALAAGNAVILKPSEKDPSAANWMAALLKEAGLPDGVLNVVHGDKESVDALLEHPDVRAISFVGSTPIAKYVYETATSHGKRVQALGGAKNHMLVLPDADLDLAADAAVNAGFGSAGERCMAISVVLAVDSVAEAFVAKVSERMGTLRTGDGTRGCDMGPLITEVHRDKVASYIDVAASDGASVVVDGRDVEVDGDPNGFWLGPTLIDRVPTSSTVYTDEIFGPVLSVVRVDGYEEGLGIINAGRYGNGTAIFTNDGGAARRFQREVQVGMVGINVPIPVPVAYHSFGGWKASLFGDAKAYGPHGFDFFTQEKAVTSRWLDPSHGGLNLGFPQHT, encoded by the coding sequence ATGACCGACTCGGCAACCCTCACCGAAGAGACGCCGTCCGCCACCACCGCCGTCCTCGACCACTGGGTCGACGGCGCCCCCTGGAGCGGCGCCTCCGCCCGCACCGCGCCGGTGTTCAACCCCGCGCTCGGTCGCGTGCAGCGCGAGGTGCGGCTGGCCTCGACCGCCGACGTAGACCACGCCGTCGCCTCGGCGAACGCGGCGTGGGCGCAGTGGCGCGACGCGTCGATCGCGAAGCGCCAGACCGTGATGTTCGCCTTCCGCGAGCTGCTGAACGAGCGCAAGCAGGAACTCGCCGAGATCCTCACCGCCGAGCACGGCAAGGTCATCTCCGACGCGCTCGGCGAGATCGCCCGCGGCATGGAGGTCGTCGAGTTCGCGTGCGGACTCGGCCACCTCACGAAGGGCGCCTACTCCGAGAACGTCTCGACCGGCGTGGACGTCTACACGCTCAAGCAGCCCCTCGGCGTCGTCGGGATCATCAGCCCGTTCAACTTCCCGGCGATGGTGCCGCTGTGGTTCTTCTCGATCGCGCTGGCCGCCGGCAACGCCGTGATCCTCAAGCCCTCCGAGAAGGACCCGAGCGCCGCGAACTGGATGGCCGCTCTGCTGAAGGAGGCGGGCCTGCCCGACGGCGTCCTCAACGTCGTGCACGGCGACAAGGAGTCCGTCGACGCGCTGCTCGAGCACCCCGACGTGCGGGCGATCTCGTTCGTCGGCTCGACGCCGATCGCGAAGTACGTCTACGAGACCGCGACCTCGCACGGCAAGCGCGTGCAGGCGCTCGGTGGGGCCAAGAACCACATGCTCGTGCTTCCGGATGCCGACCTCGATCTCGCCGCCGACGCCGCGGTCAACGCGGGCTTCGGTTCGGCCGGTGAGCGCTGCATGGCGATCTCGGTCGTGCTCGCGGTCGACTCCGTCGCCGAAGCGTTCGTGGCGAAGGTCTCCGAGCGGATGGGGACGCTGCGCACCGGCGACGGAACGCGCGGCTGCGACATGGGCCCGCTCATCACGGAGGTGCACCGCGACAAGGTCGCCTCGTACATCGACGTGGCGGCATCCGACGGTGCGTCCGTGGTCGTCGACGGCCGCGACGTCGAGGTCGACGGCGACCCGAACGGCTTCTGGCTCGGCCCGACCCTGATCGACCGGGTTCCGACGTCGTCGACCGTGTACACCGACGAGATCTTCGGCCCCGTGCTCTCCGTCGTGCGGGTGGACGGCTACGAAGAGGGCCTCGGCATCATCAACGCCGGTCGCTACGGGAACGGCACCGCGATCTTCACGAACGACGGCGGCGCCGCGCGGCGCTTCCAGCGCGAAGTGCAGGTCGGCATGGTCGGCATCAACGTGCCGATCCCGGTGCCGGTGGCCTACCACTCGTTCGGCGGCTGGAAGGCGAGCCTGTTCGGCGATGCGAAGGCCTATGGCCCGCACGGGTTCGACTTCTTCACGCAGGAGAAGGCCGTGACGAGCCGCTGGCTCGACCCGTCGCACGGCGGTCTGAACCTGGGCTTCCCGCAGCACACCTGA